A window of Prolixibacter sp. SD074 contains these coding sequences:
- a CDS encoding aminotransferase class V-fold PLP-dependent enzyme, which translates to MTTTLTQPTTELEKYFESFRKNILGIDHTFESPYGEQPLVYADWIASGRLYRPIEEKLQRQFGPMVGNTHSEASETGCTMTQAYHLAHSIIKEHVHANADDVILTTGFGMTSALAKLQRIMGLKIPEKLMKFCDIPREERPVVFLTHMEHHSNQTPWLESLADVVVLEPDENLKVNPQYLRTEIQKYADRKVKIGSFSACSNVSGVITPFYKLAEIMHEHDGYCFVDFAASAPYVDIDMHPENELQRLDAIFFSPHKFLGGPGSSGVLIFNKKLYKNRIPDHPGGGTVKWTNPWGEHTYVDDIEIREDGGTPGFMQAIRAAMSIKLKEQMDVKKIQSREKELLKRAFKGFNKIDGVFVLAQEARERLGVISFYVEGTHHNMVVRLLNDRFGIQVRGGCSCAGTYGHYLLHVDREMSHRITKKINSGDLSEKPGWVRLSLHPTMTNAELDYIMDSLEKVVINAHNWKEDYVYNRHTGEFDHKGGNGKCDLIMKWFEL; encoded by the coding sequence ATGACAACAACATTAACGCAACCGACCACTGAGCTTGAAAAATACTTTGAATCATTCCGCAAGAACATACTTGGTATTGACCATACCTTTGAATCTCCTTACGGAGAACAGCCGCTGGTGTATGCCGACTGGATAGCCAGCGGCCGACTTTACCGGCCCATTGAAGAGAAGCTGCAGCGACAGTTCGGTCCGATGGTGGGGAATACCCATTCCGAAGCTTCTGAAACGGGCTGCACGATGACACAGGCCTATCATTTGGCTCATTCGATCATCAAGGAACATGTTCATGCCAACGCAGATGATGTGATTCTCACAACGGGATTCGGGATGACTTCGGCTTTGGCTAAACTGCAGCGTATCATGGGACTGAAAATTCCGGAAAAGCTGATGAAGTTCTGCGATATTCCGCGCGAAGAGCGCCCCGTGGTTTTCCTGACGCATATGGAACATCATTCCAATCAAACTCCGTGGCTCGAGTCGTTGGCCGACGTGGTCGTGCTCGAACCGGATGAGAACCTGAAGGTCAACCCGCAATATTTGAGGACTGAAATACAAAAATATGCCGACCGGAAAGTGAAGATTGGTTCTTTCTCGGCTTGCTCCAACGTGAGCGGTGTGATTACGCCCTTTTACAAACTGGCGGAAATCATGCACGAGCACGATGGTTATTGCTTCGTCGATTTTGCGGCTTCGGCGCCTTATGTGGATATTGACATGCATCCGGAAAATGAACTGCAGCGGCTGGATGCTATTTTCTTTTCTCCGCACAAATTTTTGGGCGGACCGGGCAGTTCCGGTGTACTCATTTTTAATAAAAAATTGTATAAAAACCGCATCCCTGATCATCCGGGTGGCGGTACCGTGAAATGGACTAATCCATGGGGCGAACATACCTACGTAGATGACATCGAAATTCGCGAAGACGGCGGCACTCCGGGATTTATGCAAGCTATCCGGGCCGCTATGAGCATTAAGCTGAAGGAGCAGATGGACGTGAAGAAAATCCAGTCCCGCGAAAAAGAGCTCCTGAAAAGAGCTTTCAAGGGCTTCAACAAGATTGACGGAGTGTTCGTACTGGCACAGGAAGCCCGGGAGCGTCTGGGAGTTATTTCTTTCTATGTGGAGGGAACACATCATAACATGGTGGTTCGTTTATTGAATGACCGGTTTGGTATCCAGGTACGCGGTGGTTGTTCCTGTGCCGGGACTTACGGGCACTATCTGCTGCATGTGGATCGGGAGATGTCGCACCGGATCACCAAAAAAATCAACAGTGGTGACCTATCGGAAAAACCCGGATGGGTGCGATTGTCGTTGCATCCAACCATGACCAACGCCGAGCTTGACTATATTATGGATTCGCTCGAAAAAGTGGTCATCAATGCGCACAACTGGAAAGAAGACTATGTGTACAACCGGCACACCGGCGAATTCGACCACAAAGGCGGAAACGGAAAATGCGACCTGATTATGAAATGGTTTGAGTTGTAG
- a CDS encoding RNA polymerase sigma-70 factor — MAGELKNISNEEFRSIFDQYYPMLFHLGREYLQDDDEAKEVAQNAFVKLWEIRGSLSNESNIRNFLYTIARNNCLNCLKRREVMAVHHDRLKYLEMHFNYEALNRMGPDYLEFSELKEKIETAVSSLPENCRRVFYLSRFEDKSNKEIADELDVTVKTVEAHMTKALKYLRKELQDYLPVLMVITNFLN; from the coding sequence ATGGCGGGGGAATTAAAAAACATTAGCAACGAAGAGTTTCGGTCAATCTTTGACCAGTACTATCCTATGCTTTTTCACCTGGGAAGAGAATATCTTCAGGATGATGATGAAGCCAAGGAGGTTGCCCAAAATGCCTTCGTGAAGCTCTGGGAGATTCGTGGGTCCCTTTCGAACGAATCCAATATTCGCAATTTTCTTTATACGATTGCCCGGAATAACTGCCTAAACTGTTTAAAACGCAGAGAAGTAATGGCCGTACACCATGACCGATTAAAGTACCTGGAGATGCACTTTAATTATGAAGCGCTGAACCGGATGGGACCTGATTATCTGGAGTTTTCCGAGTTAAAGGAAAAGATTGAAACCGCCGTCTCCAGCCTACCGGAAAATTGTCGCCGGGTATTTTACCTGAGCCGTTTTGAGGATAAATCCAATAAGGAAATTGCAGATGAACTCGATGTTACGGTGAAAACCGTTGAAGCGCATATGACAAAAGCGTTGAAATATCTCCGAAAAGAATTGCAAGATTACCTTCCTGTTTTAATGGTGATTACCAACTTCCTGAATTAA
- a CDS encoding FecR family protein, with the protein MSDELLAKVLLGTATEGEKRAYYEEVASDESFQEDFYQTKSLWVRATAGRKDSSLNLDEEYRNLRGKVRVSPKAGIQNMIRIWLGRAAMILVLISVGWLAHQFLSPEKQEKEFTQKFASSIGSISQMTLPDGTHIWLNSGSEVVYQENSCERNVQLVGEACFDVAHDEEHPFSVQTENMVVRDLGTRFNVRAYPGDEVTETTLIEGSAEILSGNNLKRICELKPGELAVYDKANKRMSIQEIDPSTIVAWMNGKFVFRNEKLVDICDELGKWYGVRFRFGDDVIKDYRYTANIKRTTSISYVLKMLNITTHLHYSIKENKMEPDIITISTEEKN; encoded by the coding sequence ATGTCAGACGAATTATTAGCAAAAGTTTTGTTGGGAACGGCAACTGAGGGGGAGAAAAGAGCCTATTATGAAGAGGTGGCCAGCGATGAATCCTTCCAGGAGGATTTTTATCAGACCAAAAGTTTGTGGGTGAGAGCTACAGCAGGCAGAAAAGATTCAAGTCTTAACCTGGATGAGGAATACAGGAATCTGAGGGGAAAAGTTCGTGTTTCGCCAAAAGCAGGGATACAGAATATGATTCGCATCTGGCTTGGACGTGCAGCGATGATTTTGGTATTGATTTCCGTTGGATGGCTGGCCCATCAGTTTTTGTCACCTGAAAAACAGGAAAAAGAGTTTACGCAGAAATTCGCCTCATCAATTGGTAGCATTTCACAGATGACACTACCAGATGGAACGCACATTTGGTTGAATTCAGGTAGCGAAGTTGTTTATCAGGAAAACTCCTGCGAAAGAAACGTTCAGCTTGTTGGGGAGGCTTGTTTTGACGTTGCCCATGACGAGGAACATCCGTTTTCGGTTCAGACAGAAAACATGGTTGTTCGCGATTTAGGTACCCGCTTCAATGTCCGGGCATATCCTGGCGATGAGGTTACCGAAACGACGCTTATCGAAGGCAGTGCAGAGATTCTTTCAGGCAATAATTTGAAGCGAATCTGTGAATTGAAGCCGGGGGAACTGGCTGTGTATGACAAGGCAAATAAGCGGATGTCAATACAGGAGATTGACCCTTCGACCATTGTCGCCTGGATGAATGGTAAGTTTGTTTTCAGAAATGAGAAACTGGTAGATATTTGCGATGAACTTGGAAAATGGTATGGCGTTCGTTTCCGCTTTGGTGATGATGTGATTAAAGACTACCGGTATACGGCGAACATCAAGCGGACCACTTCCATTTCATATGTTTTGAAAATGCTGAACATCACAACGCATTTGCATTATAGTATCAAGGAAAACAAAATGGAACCTGACATAATTACGATTTCGACAGAAGAGAAGAATTAA
- a CDS encoding TonB-dependent receptor: MKLTGFLLFLSAMTLSAKTYSQAVRLNLQVENANIVQVFDQIEKSSEFGFFFKTDQMDLTKRYNLSIENASIDQILSQVLDLSKYKYQIVDRNIVISKRSVETAQNGQQNKHSVNGTVRDEDGVPLPGVTIVIKGTTTGTITDTNGNYTLKNIPGDGTLVFSFVGMKSQEIPVANRSKIDVVLKESSVGLQEVVAIGYGTMKRSDLTGSVAQVKNEELSAVPVYNMEQSLQAVAAGVQVTQNSGQPGGRIEVRIRGGNSMIGDNQPLYVVDGFPVTGGIDFLNPSDIASVDILKDASATAIYGARGANGVVIITSKKGAAGQKGKVEINSYYGIQQTINRYNLLNAKEYATIANEWLKNEGLDSYFDVNQIQNPGTNWQDVIFRNAPIQDHTITFSGSSNKTQYSFSGNFFDQQGIIINTGVKRGSMRLNLNHELNKWLKMAVNLVLTRKQVLSVPVDNGYRGSGSVLSAAAAAPPTLPVYDENGLPYQIEKAYNFGSADMRNPLLLAMRQSKTLTNSIVGNTALTFNVTKDLSFTTRLGLEYVYSWDDYFEPLVYPHDRGYVSQTIYYRNSFLNENTMTYSKKFNDENNLTFTGGYTYQTYMLRNLGSSASGFSNNTTRYYDLSAAETIGTPSTSFSQWTLASWLARANYSLKNKYLFTASIRADGSSRFGKNNKWGTFPSGALGWRISQEPFMQNLPFIYNLKLRASYGITGNTALNPYQSLDRLDSKNAVYGGQTEVVGYIPAGISNPNLKWETTAQTDVGFDFGVLNNRIRLTADYYKKTTTNLLAYVPLPPSIGFGSILENIGEIQNQGFEFTVNADILNKKVKWNVAANLSTNKNKVVKLAGGSDILGSGQFAVWSNTNIARVGEPLGAFYGNLEDGLDENGFIKYKDISEPDGKPDGVVNSLDRTILGNPNPKFFYGLTSNLSWKNLELNVILDGVYGNKIFNATNGSILNSFQRGTNQDKRIIGNYWTTENPNPNAKYPKISSLTSVDISDRFIEDGSYLRVRSIRLAYNLPIKKWRLPLVDFAQVYLSGINLFTFTKYTGLDPEVNTKGTDSQDVGSRLDMGYDQSGYPNAKSYSVGLKLNF, translated from the coding sequence ATGAAACTAACTGGATTCCTGTTGTTCCTTTCCGCAATGACGTTGTCGGCAAAGACCTATTCACAGGCTGTTCGTTTAAATCTCCAGGTTGAAAATGCAAACATCGTTCAGGTTTTCGACCAAATTGAGAAGAGCTCAGAATTTGGCTTTTTCTTTAAGACCGACCAGATGGATTTGACAAAGCGGTATAATCTTTCGATAGAAAATGCCAGCATCGACCAGATTCTTTCCCAGGTACTGGATTTATCGAAATACAAATATCAAATCGTTGATCGCAATATTGTGATTTCGAAAAGGTCTGTTGAAACTGCACAAAATGGCCAGCAAAACAAACACAGTGTTAATGGTACAGTCAGAGATGAAGACGGGGTTCCGCTTCCGGGTGTAACCATTGTTATTAAAGGAACGACTACCGGCACCATTACCGATACTAACGGAAATTATACGTTAAAGAATATTCCTGGAGATGGTACATTGGTATTTTCTTTTGTAGGGATGAAAAGCCAGGAAATTCCAGTAGCGAACCGGTCTAAGATTGATGTAGTGCTGAAGGAAAGCTCCGTTGGCTTGCAGGAGGTCGTTGCTATTGGTTACGGAACTATGAAAAGGAGCGATCTGACCGGTTCGGTTGCGCAGGTAAAAAACGAAGAATTGTCAGCTGTACCCGTCTATAATATGGAACAATCCTTACAAGCCGTTGCTGCCGGGGTTCAGGTTACACAAAACTCAGGACAACCAGGAGGGCGGATTGAAGTGAGAATTAGAGGCGGAAATTCAATGATTGGTGACAACCAGCCTTTATATGTCGTCGATGGCTTTCCGGTTACCGGAGGAATTGATTTCCTTAACCCGAGTGATATTGCTTCGGTCGATATTCTTAAAGACGCTTCTGCAACTGCCATTTATGGTGCACGTGGTGCAAATGGTGTCGTAATTATTACCTCAAAAAAAGGGGCAGCCGGACAAAAAGGCAAGGTTGAGATAAATAGTTACTATGGAATTCAACAAACTATAAACCGGTACAATTTACTGAACGCCAAGGAGTATGCTACCATTGCCAACGAATGGCTAAAAAACGAGGGACTCGATTCCTATTTCGATGTGAACCAGATTCAGAATCCCGGAACCAACTGGCAGGATGTCATTTTTAGAAACGCACCAATACAAGATCATACGATTACTTTTTCCGGAAGTTCGAATAAAACACAATATTCTTTTTCCGGTAACTTTTTTGATCAGCAGGGAATTATTATCAACACTGGAGTCAAAAGAGGTTCCATGAGATTAAACCTTAACCATGAGCTCAATAAATGGTTAAAGATGGCGGTCAACCTGGTTTTAACCAGAAAACAGGTATTATCTGTTCCGGTTGATAACGGATACCGGGGCTCAGGATCTGTTCTGTCAGCAGCGGCGGCAGCGCCCCCGACTCTCCCGGTGTATGATGAAAACGGATTGCCATATCAGATAGAAAAAGCATATAATTTCGGTTCTGCAGATATGCGCAATCCATTGCTCTTAGCGATGCGCCAGTCCAAAACCTTAACTAACAGTATTGTTGGAAACACTGCGCTGACATTCAACGTGACCAAAGATCTGTCCTTTACAACCCGTCTTGGTCTGGAATATGTTTATTCTTGGGATGATTACTTTGAACCGCTTGTTTACCCACACGACCGGGGATATGTGTCACAAACAATCTACTATCGCAATTCGTTTTTGAATGAGAATACGATGACTTATTCAAAAAAGTTCAACGATGAAAACAACCTGACATTTACCGGAGGATATACTTATCAAACTTATATGCTGAGAAACCTGGGCAGTTCTGCTTCTGGTTTTTCAAATAATACAACCCGGTACTACGACCTCTCAGCAGCCGAAACGATTGGTACGCCTTCCACCAGTTTTTCGCAGTGGACATTGGCTTCCTGGCTTGCGAGGGCTAATTATTCGTTAAAGAACAAGTACCTGTTTACGGCGAGTATCCGTGCCGACGGTTCTTCCCGTTTCGGGAAAAATAATAAATGGGGAACATTCCCCTCAGGGGCACTTGGATGGAGAATCTCTCAGGAACCGTTTATGCAGAATCTCCCATTCATCTATAATCTGAAACTGAGGGCCAGTTACGGAATTACAGGTAACACAGCATTAAATCCCTACCAGTCACTTGATCGTCTGGATTCAAAGAATGCAGTTTACGGTGGACAGACTGAAGTGGTTGGTTATATTCCTGCCGGCATATCAAATCCCAACTTAAAATGGGAAACAACCGCACAGACCGATGTAGGATTTGATTTTGGTGTTTTGAATAACAGAATCAGATTGACGGCTGATTATTATAAGAAAACAACAACCAACCTATTGGCGTATGTCCCTCTGCCCCCTTCTATAGGATTTGGTTCCATCTTGGAAAATATTGGTGAAATTCAAAATCAGGGGTTTGAATTCACTGTTAATGCGGACATTCTCAACAAAAAGGTAAAATGGAATGTTGCCGCCAACCTTTCAACCAATAAAAATAAAGTGGTCAAGTTAGCCGGAGGAAGCGATATTCTTGGCTCAGGCCAGTTCGCTGTGTGGTCCAATACGAATATTGCCCGTGTAGGTGAACCGTTAGGGGCTTTTTACGGAAACCTTGAGGATGGACTGGATGAAAATGGCTTCATCAAATATAAGGATATCAGCGAACCGGACGGAAAACCTGACGGCGTGGTCAATTCCTTAGACCGCACGATTCTTGGAAATCCAAATCCAAAGTTCTTTTATGGATTGACATCGAATCTTTCCTGGAAAAATTTGGAGTTAAATGTTATTCTTGACGGGGTTTACGGAAACAAGATTTTTAATGCTACAAACGGTTCTATTTTAAATTCGTTTCAACGTGGAACCAATCAGGATAAGCGAATCATAGGTAATTATTGGACAACAGAAAATCCCAACCCGAATGCCAAATACCCAAAAATCAGTTCACTGACAAGTGTCGATATTTCGGATCGTTTCATTGAGGACGGAAGTTATTTAAGAGTCCGTTCTATCCGGTTAGCTTACAATCTACCAATCAAAAAATGGAGGTTACCTCTGGTCGATTTTGCACAGGTCTATTTGTCAGGAATAAATTTATTCACGTTTACCAAGTATACCGGACTTGATCCCGAAGTCAATACCAAAGGTACCGATTCGCAAGACGTCGGTTCTCGATTGGATATGGGATATGATCAGAGCGGATATCCAAATGCCAAAAGCTATTCTGTTGGATTAAAACTTAACTTCTAA